In Labrus bergylta chromosome 5, fLabBer1.1, whole genome shotgun sequence, the genomic window ttgtgtgcATTCATCAAACTATTATGAGTTACGTAATGATGCAAACAGAAGAGACAGTTAGATGACCCTCTGTGAGATTTTTCCTtcaaaaatgacagaaaaacaaaccatcaCATGATTACACTGAAGCTTATTATGGCTCTGTTTATAATCCATAAAGTGTCTGTCAGGTATTTAGCTTATAAAAGTGTGTACAAAGCAGCAGTTGATATGTCTATAACTGTGACAGTAAAACAATTACTGTGATGTTGCTCTTCATGATCCCAACGTGTATCTTATCAATCATCCCATAAAAACCACAACCTTCATTTTTCTGAGCAATGTGTTGTAAAGTATGAACTCAGTTGGTAAGGTTATTTTCATATTGCACAGAACTATCTAAAAACTGATCTTAAATTTAAAAACTAAATCACTTTTCAAGTTTTTAAAACGCTGGCCAATTCCATGAAATCGAGGCTCTCTTGTGCAAACACTTTATGATCAATTTAATGTTTCTCTAAACgtaatgtttgctttttaattCATTGTTGTAAGGTagtgctgctgctttttttctttgccagGTCTCCTTTTAGAAGAATGTTTGATGAAGTTTGGAGAAACCTAGTCAAAtaacatctgaaaacaatatatataaaaaaaacagctcacagGATCAGAGCTTATGATGACCAAAACAGATTcttattttaaactaaatacaggttgaaaaaagaaaactgtcaaTGACATTAAACTAATACTTCAAGTTTTGAATGTGGCTCAACTGGGTTGGTCATGAGATAAAAATGTTCCTCAGACaactttttattgaaatatgGAAAAATCCTATGGTGAGGTGTTTTGCCCATGTGTGTTTGCTATATCTCAGACAGAGGAGGAGCCTACAGGATATTTAAATAGCTGTCAGTGTTGGACTTCAACAGAGTGGACAACTGCTTTCTTCTTTCAAGTGTGACAATGAAACAGAATAACAAGAATAACCTGTTTGAATCCGGATCAGCTTGATTGATTCAACTTTCATCTGGAGATTAGAGACAAAACGATTGCTGGTAAGTGACACATTCTGGACACACACCAGGTAATGATGacaactttatttttgaaaatataACCATTGCGGTGTAATCATAAAACATTATCACAGGGGGACTTCAGTTGTGACCATGGTCACTTAGAAGAAAAGATGCTAATAATGTGATTCAGTTTTACAGCACTGCTTTTATGAACTTCTTAATGCTTAATCTATCACTGTTTAGGAATAAAAGGAGACTGGGTATGTTGCAAATTATCTAATGAAATCTCACCTGTGGAGACCAAATGATCTTAAGTCAACTGAGTCTATGtaaattcaaatataaaaaacttACTTCAAACAACTGCTTTCAACCAATGCCATTTcttcagaaaataaaagtaTAGGGAGCATGCCATGACCAAATGTTAAATGCTTGATCATTCAGGCTGAATTGCAACATTTTACCTGTAGATTGAGTCCTTTGCCATAAAAAAAGATGCCTGTCTAGTAACAAAATACAAGAGCTGTCAAACATTTTTGAGTGTGAGTTGTCTTTTCTCCCTTTTAGTCTCTAATGAAACTTGCCCCTTCATTCAGTGGCTTGTTTAAGTAGGAGGTCCATATTGGCAGATGAAGGACAGGGACCGATGGCAGGTTCTTCAAGAGCAAGTTTGGCATAGCCACCAAAACAGCGGGAATGCCTGTGGTTCTGTTTTACTGAACCCTTTAACGATACTACTGAACATGTCAATGATTTTAAGAAGATTGCCATTTTTACAAAGTTCTGAAGTGTCGCCATTATGTGGTGTCTATGTAGACTGTCAGTGCTCCTCAGGTAATCTGATTTCATGAGCTGAGGAATTTGCTTTCCCAACTTTGCTGTGTATGTGAGTTTCAAGTTATGTGAAAACGACAGATGTAATTCAAGCTCAGCTGTATCACACTATGGAAAACAGTAttccacatttttaaatcaaatttatacaaaaaaagaaagaaagataggCCAACTAGAATTAATCAAAGCAAAGTAGTTTGTCCATTAAACCTACTTTCAACGTTAAATTAAtgaatttgaattaaaaaaaaacaaaaaaaaaaaccttgataaCGTGGTAATAAcctttcaatcttttttttttttttgctttggaCCTACCCGGAAGTGTTTCTTATTGTCAGCGCGACGTCACAGAGCAGAGATCGAACAGACCACTTCAGTGTGAAGTCAAGGGGTTATCGGCACGGGGactacaaaacatgttttagttACACAAGGTGTGGTAAAAACTACGGTTaataattcaacaaaaaaaaaaaacacattcaaattgAAACACTTCACCATATTTgtacaaacagcagcacaaGACAAATGACTTGTTTTATAAtttcagaccccccccccccccccctcctcctcctcaggagCTCCATAAACAGAACTGGTGTTGCCCAacctcgcccccccccccccccagtcacCACCTCTCATGTCGTGGTTTCTGTTATACTCTACAGACAAAGTTTGTTAATCATCAACATGGATTGAGCAGACTATGGTTGTTACTCTTCACATGGCAGGGCGGTGGAACAGTAATGTATATGAGGGGTGTTTTAGTGGCGTAAGAGCGCGTCGTCAGCTTCATCGgaacaggtcagtctgaaaaaggaacaaaacctCAGCTCATTTTGAACGCCTTTAGtttaaatgaaactttgaaCGATCTTTTCCAATGAGGTCCGCTATGTTCGTGGACGGAAAGGCAGTAAATAAGAATGAGAAAGGAAGTAGTTTAATGTTGAATTAAGATAATGTGGATGGTTCCCCCTCCCCTTTAATATTTCCTCCTAACCATCGTTGAAGTTTCGGAAGTTAAAGCAGACGTAAGAATATAAGGAAGCTACCAATTTAACTGAGTGTTAAATATGTTACTTATTTTCAGGAAGttcatttaatctttcatatttccatttacgactctgtttttgcacatttacattcaatcttccatatttaatcttcctatttaagagtagtaatgcttagttaaatcctggttgtatatgtattcacattcttagttttgatatttttagtacttaatTACTTTGGATTTAATATtgtattatgtttagatttgctaacattgtgtttttttttactcatattgtgtgtttgaacaACCTGCtgcacaatttcccagtttgggatcaataaagtaattctattctattctattctattctatatttaAACTCAGTCTACCCTTGAGATTACAAGATCAGAGAAAAGATAAGATGCTCTGTCGCCTTGTCATTATAAGTGTAATGAAAGTGCCAAAGTGCAGCCTTTAAAGCAGAGAAATGCTTACATAAGTTAAATGCAGTAGCACAAGAACTCCAAAACACATACCATCAGACATGCATTCATGACATAACATGCTAAATGTTGCCACTTAAATAAAGATAACACCCAAAAGTCTACCTGTAGACCCCCCGCCCTCAGCTTCAATATTTGTTGCAAATGTATGTACAGTCCTATTAATACTAATAAAAcgactttatttttattttctagtgAAAACGGAGAGAAGGTGAGCAGTGACCATGACGTTTGCATTTCACTCTGTTTTCACCACGGCAGGCAACCTGCCTTGGTTGCTCCAGACTCTGTTGACATCGTGGGCAGTCTTGTGTTCGGCAGATTTAAAGCAGACAAGATGGCCATTATATTCTCAGAAGCCAGTTCTTCTTGTCTGGAATGCCCCAACACAGGATTGTGCCCCACGATATGGTGTTACTTTGTCTCTGGACCAGTTTGATGTTGTGGCTTCCCCCAATGAGGGCTTTGTCCGGCAGAACTTAACAATCTTCTATAAGGAGCGCCTTGGGTTGTATCCCTATTATGAGCGTGATGGCACTGCAGTGAACGGAGGCCTTCCGCAGCTTGCCAGCCTCACTCAGCATTATGAAAAGATGCCTGAAGGTGTGCAAAAATATATCCGAGAGCCAGAGGCAAAAGGTCTGGCTGTTattgactgggaggagtggagaCCATTGTGGATCAGAAATTGGGATACTAAAGATATCTATCGAAGTAAATCTCGTGAACTGGTGGCTAAAAAGAACCCACATTGGACCCCAGAGCAAGTGGGAAAAGTTGCGCAGCAGGATTTTGAGCTGTCGGCTCGCAAATTTATGCTGGAGACCCTAAAACTTGCCAAGAATTTGAGGCCAAATCAACTGTGGGGATTCTACCTGTTTCCAGATTGTTACAACCATGACTACAGGGGTGGCCTGAAAAACTACACAGGACGCTGTCCTGCTGTAGAGAAGGCGCGCAATGATCAACTCAACTGGTTGTGGATGGAATGCACAGCTTTTTTCCCATCCATATACATCGGCTCTGTACTCAATTCAACGTACTATGGGCGCCTCTTTGTCCGAAATAGGGTGAAAGAGGCAATGCGCCTGGCGTCTGCAGGGGATGGATTAGCACGTCCTGTTTTTGTCTATACCCGCCCTACTTACATCAGTCAGATGTCCTTCCTAACTGAGGTAAGACGGCTAGAGCAACAATTCATTGAGAGCAGAAAGCTTAATATATGTTACGATAACTAGCAGTTCAATTATACATGTGACCATAGGACAGGacattaaaacaatgtttgaGCTTTTAGCACTCCCATGAGAAGGTTAAATATTACAAGGATGAAAATAAAGTTGGTCTTTTTGTAACCATTTGAAAAATTGACCCAAGTGGGATTCAAATGTATGaaatttttaatttctttatgaTCACAATTTCTTTGATTTAAAGTAGACCACTCACGGTTTGTGTAAATGATTTTAGATGGATCTGGTCTCTACCATTGGTGAGAGTGTTGCACTTGGAGCAGCAGGTGTAGTCTTCTGGGGGGACACCTCCTATGCAAGCAGCCAGGTCAGTGTCATATCTTATCTTCTATTTCAATGCTAAATAGCCTCATTTTTAGTGCTTTGgggttaacatttttatttcttctgcagGCCAACTGCCAAAGCGTTGATGGATACCTCCAAGGACCGCTGGGCCGGTACCTGCTCAATGTGTCCACAGCTGCAGAACGGTGCAGTCAGCAGTTGTGTAAATCCCACGGCCGCTGTCTACGCAAAATACCAGACAATGACGTGTACCTCCATCTCAGCCCCTCGACACACAGCATCACCAGTCAGGACGGCCAGCTGAAGGTTACAGGGAGTCCTGGCCGAGCTGAGCTGGACGTTTTCCACACACACTTTCAATGCCAGTGCTACAGTGGGTACAGGGGTGAGGACTgtacagagaaagaaaaagggcaGAATAGAGGCTCCTCTGTCTTAGGGACCTGGCCTCTGTGCCTTTTACTCCCACTAGGACTCTTCGCCCTGCTACACTGAGGAAACTGAGAAGTGAAACTATTCCATGCTTCTGCCAACCCCGGAGTAGGACAGTACAGGGTTTTCAACATGATGGTGGTAAGTTTCTTTGCACTAGTGATACTGATACTGATTCATTGACAGCAGCAGACAGTCAGACCATCTCCCAGTAAGAAAGGAGATTTCTATCCCAGCCCAATGACAAGCTGCACTGGCAGAGCTCAAACCTCAGGGCCTCCTCGTTGAACTAATATCCATCCTTTAATACTACAACTGGTCATTTTCTTATATCAAATTATGTCAAAAAATCACAAGTTCAACTAAAAGACCTCTATCGGGTCATTCTGAAAGTGACCACCAGATGAGGATGCCTTTTATcagttcacatttttttatttatctggacaccataattaaaaaaagacttggaAAGAAATGGAAGAAAGGTAAACAACATGGCGGGGCCTGCTTGTTTATGTTGATATTTGTGCCTTAACTGGACTACATACTTTGCATATTGGTGCCATTGTTTTCCGTCTCTGATTATAGAGGTTTTCATCTCAGCCCATCTCCTGGGCAcagtgcttttttaaaattgataTTAACACTTAATGCCTAGCAGCTTTTCAATGTATTTCAATTAAAAGTGTATGTAAATCAGAAAAGGCTTGATGGATATCTGTAGTATTGTTTTCAAATTCTGGCTCCTTATATACATGGACATTACTGTGAAAAAGCATGATAAAAAAGTTAAGTATCCTCAAACCGGTCAAGATAGTAAACAGGTACTTGGAATTGAACTATAAATACAAAGAGTCCAACTTCAGCGTGatctagagcagtggttctcaactggacTAGCCTCACTGGACCAACTCCTTAATGAATAATGGCAACCAAGAGTTCTGattcttattttaattttttttcaacaattaAGATTaatttagtgatttttttttttttttttttgccatttggacctcagatggtacaaaacatgtgacggAACAAAGTGAAggaacaaaccaaaacaaaagcaaaaaacgCTGCACAGATTTTCAGTTTGCGTTAGCTTTATTCCAAATAAATGTCTTTCGTCAGCATTTTCATATTTATACAGtaagttttgtatttattctctATGGCCTTAATCAAAAAGTATTTAGCACCCTTAAAGCTGATATGGTACTAGTGTGCAAGTGATGCTGTGCTGTTATCAAAACTGAAAAATGGGAAATCACTCGAGTAGTAAtgcaataaaacatgttatatatGCTGCAAACTGTATCTATTTTTGCACTTTATCTGCTTTTTAAGGTGGATCTGGCTTTAATACATGTTGATATTTATAAGAagtgaaataatgttttttttgctggcACAGAGACCTTTATGGTGTATTGTCGGTGCATTACAGATGcagtgttttgatttttttttttcattcaatgtGTCATATAAAAGAGACGCTCCACTGTGAATCTTGCCTATAAAAGAAATGATTGCCTCCATTATTGTTATCGCTTCCTCGCCTCTAAACTCAGTTCAATTGTAATACAAGCTTTAACTTTCTAACTGTAACATATGTCTTACTGTTTAAGGAAAGATTCATGAATAGATGAATCCAACTTGTAAAAGGTAACACTTGAATGATAGTATGATAGAATGTCACCCATGTCTAATCACACAACAGTGTAtttccatgttgttgttttttcatcagTCTGGTCACGATTGCATCAGCATCAATACAGACATGAGAGTTTGAACTTGTTTGAGAGGTCAAATTATTTAATTACTATtaaaggggggagggaggggggggatttaaaaacagcttgagTCTAATTAAGGACATAGCAATATGTAACATGCCCTTTCTGCCTTAATGTATTGATgtattgatgtttttgttttaaaccaaaTCTAGCAAAAAgggttttgtatttcaaagcattttataacctccttttacattacatatttaaatatttgattttggatctattttttttctgtgtctgattttcttttctggGTACTGTAGTCAGCAGGGATTCCATCCAAGTAAGAAtatagtttttctgtttgtgaaaaaaacattaaaatgattttttttttttaaatgatgttaaaAGTCTTGTGTCTGTATAAAGAATCCAGACAACTTgcactcatttaaaaaaatgcagatatGAACAATTCAAATGTCATATAAAGCAAATAAACGTAAAAAACAGAATGCTTTAAAAATACCTCATGGCTTAAAGGTGAGGTAGTTCAGTTTATAGAGTGCTTGCTAATGCACAGTCTTTAAGTTTCATGGTTACAGACCAATGGTAAAAGTGATATATAAAAAGTTAAGTTTGCTGAAAGAATGATCTGGTATGAATGGGGTACTTTCCTCATATTCCTCCCTACACCAGTAACACAAACATATCTTTACATCAATGGATAAACTTCTTTAAAGAACTTCAGCAATTATTTTAAgtttcatcaaaacatttttaaaaattgtccaaatcaaacacacatttactggATAACATGTATTGTTTTAACCTAAACTTATTGATGGTTCAAATACTTGtatgttctctctctttttcttttttttttactttattgaacACTTATACATATAATTCATCATGTATTACCGGTATATAAAGAAATAGTTGACAGATAAGtgagaaaaatatgaaaaatataatataactTTCCAGTGATAAATTATAAGTAACTCAATCCAAATAAAATCCAGATTCGGGAAAAGCAAATTACATCAGTGATAAGtttgaaaataatatttatctGAGAGAGCCCAAAAAAAGCCTATTCCTCTGTAAAAATGTCATAATGATTTGTAGTCTActtgtttaaatatatttatcagtttaaggGTTTTAATGTACTgtttaaagtcacaaaaaacaagctaagtttgtgttttcttttcgcCATCGTGTAAAGTATGAATATAACATTTATATCAAAGTATCAACAAGCTTACAATGTTCttgtcattttcaaaatgcattatattttttaaattcaatcacAACTTTATGTTGAGTGTTAGACATTGTATACTTGAATACTTGAG contains:
- the hyal2b gene encoding hyaluronidase-2, with amino-acid sequence MTFAFHSVFTTAGNLPWLLQTLLTSWAVLCSADLKQTRWPLYSQKPVLLVWNAPTQDCAPRYGVTLSLDQFDVVASPNEGFVRQNLTIFYKERLGLYPYYERDGTAVNGGLPQLASLTQHYEKMPEGVQKYIREPEAKGLAVIDWEEWRPLWIRNWDTKDIYRSKSRELVAKKNPHWTPEQVGKVAQQDFELSARKFMLETLKLAKNLRPNQLWGFYLFPDCYNHDYRGGLKNYTGRCPAVEKARNDQLNWLWMECTAFFPSIYIGSVLNSTYYGRLFVRNRVKEAMRLASAGDGLARPVFVYTRPTYISQMSFLTEMDLVSTIGESVALGAAGVVFWGDTSYASSQANCQSVDGYLQGPLGRYLLNVSTAAERCSQQLCKSHGRCLRKIPDNDVYLHLSPSTHSITSQDGQLKVTGSPGRAELDVFHTHFQCQCYSGYRGEDCTEKEKGQNRGSSVLGTWPLCLLLPLGLFALLH